A window of the Mesorhizobium sp. genome harbors these coding sequences:
- the hisI gene encoding phosphoribosyl-AMP cyclohydrolase, giving the protein MTPQTITFAPAPADKAELEEGSAFTPRFDANGLLTVVVTDAGDGALLMVAHMNAEALALTLQTGIAHYWSRSRKALWKKGETSGNLQHVKEIRTDCDQDAIWLKVLVSGHDATCHTGRRSCFYRLIETKGSSAHLSHDGSEALFDAEHTYKAKS; this is encoded by the coding sequence ATGACGCCACAAACCATCACTTTCGCCCCCGCCCCCGCCGACAAGGCCGAGCTCGAGGAAGGATCGGCGTTCACGCCGCGCTTCGACGCGAACGGGCTACTGACGGTGGTCGTCACCGACGCCGGCGATGGTGCGCTGCTCATGGTCGCGCACATGAATGCCGAGGCGCTGGCGCTGACGCTTCAGACCGGCATCGCCCATTACTGGTCGCGCTCGCGCAAGGCGCTCTGGAAGAAGGGCGAGACCTCGGGCAATCTCCAGCACGTAAAGGAGATCCGCACCGATTGCGATCAGGACGCGATCTGGCTCAAAGTTCTGGTTTCCGGACATGACGCAACCTGCCACACCGGCCGACGCTCCTGCTTTTATCGCCTGATTGAAACCAAAGGCTCTTCCGCCCATTTGAGTCATGACGGAAGCGAGGCGTTGTTCGACGCGGAGCACACCTACAAAGCGAAGTCGTGA
- a CDS encoding nucleotidyltransferase family protein, producing MRPSEALAKHRDEVLAIIARYPVSNPRVCGSVARGEDVEGSDIDILVHPSESLTYFDLGRLALELETVLGCKVDLGEDNVVRPYAAVRIFNDARTI from the coding sequence ATGCGACCTTCGGAGGCTCTGGCAAAACATCGCGACGAAGTGCTGGCGATTATCGCCCGCTATCCGGTGAGCAATCCGCGGGTGTGCGGCTCCGTCGCGCGGGGCGAAGACGTCGAGGGAAGCGATATCGATATTTTGGTCCATCCTTCCGAGAGCCTGACTTATTTCGACTTGGGCAGGTTGGCGCTCGAGCTTGAGACTGTGCTTGGCTGCAAAGTTGATCTCGGTGAGGACAATGTCGTTCGGCCTTACGCCGCAGTCCGCATTTTCAACGACGCCCGCACGATATAA
- the folE gene encoding GTP cyclohydrolase I FolE encodes MDAVIKKLLPDAVNELELPGRPSEAEVEAAVRVLLRWTGDNPDREGLIDTPRRVMKAYREMFNGYDLSPSEELGRTFEEVAGYDDLVIVRDIQFHSHCEHHMVPIIGRAHVGYLPDGKVVGLSKIARVVDIFAHRLQTQEAMTAQIAGVIQDVLNPRGVAVIIEAEHMCMAMRGIRKQGSTTMTSTFTGSFKDSPEEQVRFVTMVRGAAVRGDFRG; translated from the coding sequence ATGGATGCCGTGATCAAGAAGTTGCTGCCGGACGCCGTCAATGAGCTCGAGCTTCCGGGCCGCCCGAGCGAGGCCGAGGTCGAGGCGGCGGTGCGCGTGCTGCTGCGCTGGACCGGTGACAATCCCGACCGAGAAGGTCTGATCGACACCCCGCGCCGGGTCATGAAGGCCTATCGCGAGATGTTCAACGGCTACGACCTGTCGCCGTCCGAGGAACTCGGCCGCACCTTCGAGGAAGTCGCAGGTTACGACGATCTGGTGATCGTGCGGGACATCCAGTTCCACTCGCATTGCGAACACCACATGGTGCCGATCATCGGCCGCGCCCATGTCGGCTACCTGCCGGACGGCAAGGTCGTGGGACTGTCCAAGATCGCCCGCGTCGTCGACATCTTCGCCCACCGGCTGCAGACGCAGGAGGCGATGACCGCACAGATCGCGGGCGTCATCCAGGACGTGCTCAACCCGCGCGGCGTGGCAGTGATCATCGAGGCCGAGCACATGTGCATGGCGATGCGGGGCATCCGCAAGCAGGGTTCCACCACGATGACCTCGACCTTCACCGGCTCGTTCAAGGACAGTCCGGAGGAGCAGGTGCGTTTCGTGACGATGGTGCGCGGTGCTGCCGTGCGAGGTGATTTCCGGGGCTGA
- a CDS encoding HepT-like ribonuclease domain-containing protein — protein MNDIVLWGERLSDHVSDLTADEFLVSRLVQDAMVRCLEYIGEASHQALSSSPKAFPAHIEFAEAYWARNRIAHGYYDLEMRRVWATATISAPKLVADVRQLLAVLGG, from the coding sequence TTGAACGACATCGTCCTTTGGGGTGAGCGGCTATCGGACCATGTCTCCGACTTGACCGCGGATGAGTTCCTGGTCAGTCGGTTGGTACAGGATGCGATGGTGAGATGCTTGGAATACATCGGTGAAGCGTCCCACCAGGCCCTGTCTTCGAGCCCTAAAGCCTTTCCTGCTCACATCGAGTTCGCGGAGGCGTACTGGGCGAGGAATCGCATCGCCCACGGCTACTACGATCTCGAGATGAGGCGAGTATGGGCGACGGCCACCATCTCGGCCCCGAAGCTGGTCGCCGATGTCAGGCAATTGCTCGCTGTCTTGGGCGGGTAG
- the recJ gene encoding single-stranded-DNA-specific exonuclease RecJ has translation MSSDRRLFLGIRASANGCAWEYRLSERKENVALAIAQGHGISDIVARVLAGRDVGPDTAARFMDPAIRDLMPDPLTMTDMGKAGERIAQAIRRRERVAIFGDYDVDGACSSALLKRYLDHFGVPSEIYIPDRIFEGYGPNPEAMRELVARGATLIVTVDCGTNSAPSIEAANALGADVVVLDHHQVGGALPPACAVVNPNREDDLSALGYLCAAGVVFMTLVHISRLLREAGGPPPPDLLAMLDLVALATVCDVVPLVGLNRAFVVKGLVAARRMTNPGIATLARASRIGEPLNPYHFGYMIGPRINAGGRIGDAALGSRLLTLDDPVEAAKIAETLDRLNSERQAMEQAMLAEAKAEADTELLGGQGPAVLVTASDKWHPGIVGLLASRLKDHARRPAFAIAFNSTDIGSGSGRSIAGFDLGRMVREAVDRGLLRKGGGHAMAAGITVERARLGELRAFFEEYAGETVFELRDAESLKIDAAVSADGATLTLAEELERAGPFGPGHPQPILALPRHRVADVRAVGNGGHLRVELRSEAGGRIAAMAFRAAGTDLGAFLVASRGQLVHVAGTLSINYWNGSSSPQLRIIDAARTE, from the coding sequence ATGAGTTCGGATCGTCGGCTGTTCCTTGGCATCCGCGCCTCCGCCAATGGCTGTGCCTGGGAATACCGCCTGAGCGAACGCAAGGAGAACGTCGCGCTCGCCATCGCGCAGGGGCACGGGATCTCGGACATCGTCGCGCGCGTTTTGGCCGGGCGCGATGTCGGCCCGGACACGGCGGCGCGCTTCATGGACCCGGCCATACGCGACCTGATGCCGGATCCGCTGACGATGACGGACATGGGCAAGGCAGGCGAGCGTATCGCGCAGGCGATCCGGCGCCGCGAGCGGGTCGCGATCTTCGGCGACTATGACGTCGACGGCGCCTGTTCATCGGCCCTGCTGAAACGCTATCTCGACCATTTCGGCGTCCCGTCCGAGATCTACATCCCCGACCGCATCTTCGAAGGCTACGGCCCGAATCCGGAGGCGATGCGAGAATTGGTCGCGCGCGGCGCAACCCTGATCGTAACGGTCGATTGCGGCACCAACAGCGCCCCGTCGATCGAGGCGGCGAATGCGCTCGGCGCCGACGTCGTGGTGCTGGATCATCATCAGGTCGGCGGCGCGCTTCCGCCGGCCTGCGCGGTCGTCAACCCGAACCGCGAGGACGATCTCTCCGCGTTGGGATACCTATGCGCGGCAGGCGTGGTATTCATGACCCTGGTGCACATATCGCGCCTGCTGCGCGAAGCCGGCGGTCCGCCTCCGCCGGACCTGCTTGCCATGCTCGACCTCGTCGCGCTGGCGACGGTCTGCGACGTGGTGCCGCTCGTCGGCCTCAACCGCGCCTTTGTTGTGAAGGGACTGGTTGCGGCACGGCGGATGACCAATCCGGGGATTGCGACCCTGGCGCGCGCCTCGCGCATCGGAGAGCCGCTCAACCCCTACCATTTCGGCTATATGATCGGTCCCCGCATCAATGCCGGTGGCCGCATCGGCGACGCCGCGCTTGGCAGCCGGTTGCTGACACTGGACGACCCTGTGGAAGCAGCGAAGATCGCCGAGACGCTCGATCGGCTGAACTCCGAACGCCAGGCTATGGAGCAGGCAATGCTCGCCGAGGCGAAGGCGGAAGCCGATACGGAGCTTCTGGGAGGGCAAGGGCCTGCCGTGCTCGTCACGGCGAGCGACAAGTGGCATCCGGGTATCGTCGGGCTTCTTGCGTCGCGGCTGAAGGACCACGCGCGCCGTCCCGCGTTCGCCATCGCCTTCAACTCGACCGATATTGGCTCCGGCTCCGGGCGCTCGATCGCCGGCTTCGATCTTGGACGCATGGTGCGCGAAGCGGTCGACCGCGGCCTGCTGAGAAAAGGCGGCGGCCACGCCATGGCGGCAGGCATCACGGTCGAGCGAGCTCGGCTCGGCGAACTGCGCGCCTTTTTCGAGGAATATGCCGGCGAGACCGTGTTCGAGCTGCGCGACGCCGAGAGCCTCAAGATCGACGCTGCCGTCTCGGCGGACGGGGCGACGCTGACGCTGGCGGAGGAACTCGAGCGGGCCGGCCCATTCGGTCCCGGCCACCCGCAGCCGATCCTGGCCCTCCCTCGCCACCGCGTCGCCGACGTGCGGGCGGTGGGCAACGGTGGGCATCTGCGCGTCGAATTGCGCTCCGAGGCTGGGGGGCGTATCGCGGCGATGGCTTTTCGGGCGGCCGGGACCGATCTGGGTGCCTTCCTGGTCGCCAGCCGCGGCCAACTGGTGCATGTCGCCGGCACCTTGTCGATCAACTATTGGAATGGCAGTTCCAGCCCGCAACTGCGGATCATCGACGCCGCCCGGACCGAATAG
- a CDS encoding LLM class flavin-dependent oxidoreductase — protein MSEQIELGLDTFGDVTVDPGGRLKNQAQVLRDVVEEGVLADQVGIDFIGVGEHHRDDFAVSAPEVVLAAIAARTQRIRLGSAVTVLSSDDPIRVFQRFSTIDAISNGRAEVILGRGSFTESFPLFGFALNDYERLFSEKLDLFAELLKQEPVNWKGSVRSELKNQPVYPPIENGRLKTWIGVGGSPESVVRAVQYGLPMMLAIIGGEPRRFRQFVDLYHRAAEQLQQPALPLGVHSPGHVADTDEEARTQLWPGYKAINDRIGGERGWGPTSIARFNAEADMGSLYVGSPETVAKKIAGTMKVLGVKRFDMKYSSGTLPHEHMMRSIELYGTKVIPMVKDLLAEGKAAA, from the coding sequence ATGTCAGAACAGATAGAACTCGGGCTCGATACGTTCGGCGATGTCACTGTCGACCCTGGTGGCCGGCTGAAGAACCAGGCGCAGGTGCTGCGCGACGTGGTCGAGGAAGGCGTCTTGGCCGACCAGGTTGGTATCGACTTCATCGGCGTCGGCGAACACCATCGCGACGACTTCGCTGTCTCGGCGCCCGAAGTGGTGCTGGCGGCGATCGCCGCGCGCACGCAGCGCATCCGCCTCGGCTCGGCCGTGACGGTGCTGAGCTCCGACGACCCGATCCGCGTCTTCCAGCGTTTCTCGACCATCGACGCGATCTCGAACGGCCGCGCGGAGGTCATCCTGGGGCGCGGCTCGTTCACCGAATCCTTTCCGCTGTTCGGCTTCGCGCTCAACGACTACGAGAGGCTGTTTTCAGAGAAGCTCGACCTGTTCGCCGAGCTCCTGAAGCAGGAGCCGGTCAACTGGAAGGGCTCCGTCCGTTCCGAACTGAAGAACCAGCCGGTTTACCCGCCGATCGAAAACGGCAGGCTGAAGACCTGGATCGGCGTCGGCGGCAGCCCCGAGTCGGTTGTTCGCGCAGTCCAATACGGACTGCCCATGATGCTCGCCATCATCGGCGGCGAGCCGCGGCGTTTCCGCCAGTTCGTCGATCTCTACCACCGCGCGGCAGAGCAGTTGCAGCAGCCGGCGTTGCCGCTCGGGGTGCACTCGCCGGGTCATGTGGCGGACACCGACGAGGAGGCGCGAACCCAGCTGTGGCCGGGCTACAAGGCGATCAACGACCGGATCGGAGGCGAGCGTGGCTGGGGGCCGACCTCGATCGCCCGCTTCAACGCCGAAGCCGACATGGGCTCGCTCTATGTCGGATCGCCGGAAACGGTTGCGAAGAAGATCGCCGGCACGATGAAGGTGCTCGGCGTCAAGCGCTTCGACATGAAATACTCGTCGGGCACGCTGCCGCACGAGCACATGATGCGCTCGATCGAACTCTACGGGACGAAAGTCATACCGATGGTGAAGGACCTGCTGGCAGAGGGCAAGGCAGCGGCGTGA
- a CDS encoding patatin-like phospholipase family protein: MLDWASLRGRGSATDQLPPLPDELTKPLRKSGIALALGGGAARGWAHIGVLRALDEAGIRINMIAGTSIGALVGGCYLAGKLDELEEFARSLTKRRVFGLMDFHLGGNGLLGGMKLTARMQQHMNGLTFEDLDRPFVCVATEIKTGHEIWLSSGTLITAMRASYALPGVFEPITCNRRTLVDGALVNPVPVSVCRAHEQPLVVAVNLHYDLFGRAAVVKHSAIDEPVLAAMEGMASERESRMGITGVMVEAFNIIQDRISRARLAGDPPDLSLQPKLGHIGLTEFHRADELIRLGYEATRAQVRELDRLQGVLG; encoded by the coding sequence ATGCTCGACTGGGCATCCCTACGTGGGCGAGGCAGCGCAACGGACCAGTTGCCGCCCTTGCCGGACGAACTGACCAAGCCGCTCAGGAAGTCGGGCATCGCGCTCGCTCTCGGCGGCGGAGCGGCACGCGGCTGGGCTCATATCGGGGTTCTGCGAGCGCTCGATGAGGCCGGCATCCGGATCAACATGATCGCAGGCACGTCGATCGGCGCGTTGGTCGGCGGATGCTACCTCGCCGGCAAGCTGGACGAACTGGAAGAATTCGCGCGTAGCCTGACGAAGCGCCGTGTCTTCGGTCTGATGGACTTCCATCTGGGCGGCAACGGACTGCTGGGCGGCATGAAGCTGACCGCGCGCATGCAGCAGCACATGAACGGTCTGACGTTCGAGGATCTCGACCGGCCCTTCGTCTGTGTCGCGACCGAAATCAAGACGGGACACGAGATCTGGCTGTCGAGCGGGACTCTCATCACCGCAATGCGCGCCTCTTACGCATTGCCGGGCGTGTTCGAGCCGATCACCTGCAATCGCAGGACCCTGGTGGATGGGGCACTGGTCAACCCGGTTCCCGTGTCGGTCTGCCGGGCGCACGAACAGCCGCTCGTCGTAGCCGTCAACCTGCACTACGACCTGTTCGGCCGCGCGGCTGTGGTGAAGCACAGCGCCATCGACGAGCCGGTGCTGGCCGCAATGGAGGGGATGGCGAGCGAACGAGAGAGCCGCATGGGCATCACCGGGGTGATGGTCGAGGCGTTCAACATCATCCAGGACCGCATATCCCGTGCCCGGCTCGCCGGCGACCCACCCGACCTATCGCTGCAACCGAAGCTCGGCCATATCGGCCTGACCGAATTCCATCGCGCGGATGAGCTGATACGCCTCGGCTACGAGGCGACGCGCGCGCAGGTCAGGGAATTAGATCGTCTGCAGGGCGTGCTGGGCTGA
- the yidD gene encoding membrane protein insertion efficiency factor YidD produces the protein MTGHNHVHAPRGRNYAGPWRKTPGRVFGVAFVRLYQLTLSGFIGNSCRHMPTCSEYAYEAIARHGLWSGGWMGLFRVMRCGPGGTHGIDNVPERLDDRYRWYLPWRYWKVSKASGGR, from the coding sequence GTGACCGGCCACAACCATGTCCATGCGCCGCGCGGGCGCAACTATGCCGGGCCGTGGCGAAAAACGCCGGGGCGGGTCTTCGGCGTCGCCTTCGTGCGGCTCTATCAGCTGACGCTTTCGGGATTTATCGGCAATTCATGCCGGCACATGCCGACCTGCTCCGAATACGCCTATGAAGCGATCGCGCGGCATGGCCTCTGGTCTGGCGGCTGGATGGGGCTGTTCCGCGTCATGCGGTGCGGGCCTGGCGGCACGCACGGGATCGACAACGTGCCGGAACGTCTGGATGATCGCTACCGGTGGTACCTGCCCTGGCGTTACTGGAAGGTGAGCAAAGCCAGCGGAGGCCGCTGA
- a CDS encoding iron-sulfur cluster assembly scaffold protein, whose amino-acid sequence MIDDVYNAKILGFAGNIGRLGRLSDPDATAKAHSKLCGSTVVVDLKMRDGVVTDFAHDVKACALGQASSSIMAQNVVGASAQELREVRETMLKMLKENGPPPGGRFADLRYLEPVRDYKARHASTMLTFDAVVDAIGQIEAKRAAEAA is encoded by the coding sequence ATGATCGACGACGTCTATAACGCGAAAATTCTCGGTTTTGCCGGCAATATCGGCCGGCTGGGCCGGCTGAGCGATCCCGACGCCACCGCCAAGGCGCATTCCAAGCTGTGCGGGTCGACCGTCGTCGTCGACCTCAAGATGCGGGACGGCGTGGTGACCGACTTCGCCCACGACGTGAAAGCCTGCGCGCTGGGCCAGGCCTCGTCCTCGATCATGGCGCAGAACGTCGTCGGCGCCTCCGCCCAGGAATTGCGCGAGGTGCGCGAAACCATGCTCAAGATGCTGAAGGAGAACGGTCCGCCGCCGGGCGGCCGCTTCGCCGACCTGAGATACCTGGAGCCCGTGCGCGACTACAAGGCGCGCCACGCGTCGACCATGCTGACCTTCGACGCGGTGGTCGATGCGATCGGTCAGATCGAGGCGAAGCGGGCAGCGGAAGCAGCCTGA